The following proteins come from a genomic window of Chrysiogenia bacterium:
- a CDS encoding endonuclease III domain-containing protein, producing MPSAPKSTPLLRYHRALSKHYGPLGWWPGETPLEVMVGAVLVQNTAWTNVEKAIANLKRERLLSLKKLHQISHDELAALIQPAGYFNLKSKRLKSLVGAVMDDWRGDLSRMFAAPTGELRAWLLGVHGVGKETADSILCYAAGHPVFVVDAYTRRILSRHALVDEEIGYDHLQDFCTGQLPQDLATYNEFHAQIVHVGKDYCRSKPRCEGCPLSPFFQTPPAR from the coding sequence ATGCCCAGCGCCCCCAAATCCACGCCGCTGCTGCGCTATCACCGCGCGCTGAGCAAGCACTATGGCCCGCTGGGCTGGTGGCCCGGCGAGACGCCGCTGGAAGTCATGGTCGGCGCGGTGCTGGTGCAGAACACAGCCTGGACCAACGTGGAGAAGGCCATCGCGAACCTCAAGCGCGAGCGACTGCTCTCCCTGAAGAAGCTCCACCAGATCTCCCACGATGAGCTGGCCGCGCTCATCCAACCGGCCGGTTACTTCAACCTGAAGAGCAAGCGGCTCAAGAGCCTTGTTGGTGCCGTGATGGATGACTGGCGCGGCGATCTAAGTAGGATGTTCGCCGCGCCGACGGGCGAGCTGCGCGCCTGGCTGCTGGGCGTGCACGGGGTCGGAAAAGAAACCGCCGACTCCATTCTCTGCTACGCGGCCGGGCACCCGGTTTTCGTCGTGGATGCCTACACCCGCCGAATCCTCTCGCGCCACGCCCTGGTGGACGAGGAGATCGGCTACGACCACCTGCAGGATTTCTGCACGGGCCAGCTCCCCCAGGACCTGGCCACCTACAACGAATTTCACGCCCAGATCGTCCACGTAGGCAAGGATTACTGTCGCAGCAAGCCGCGCTGCGAGGGCTGC
- a CDS encoding TrmJ/YjtD family RNA methyltransferase yields MADESDNKLPRARGLKREGFGKSRMSQELGLKKKHRKAVGGEDAPEGIVLGHVRVVLLSTAGAGNIGQCCRAMLNMGLTRLYLVNPCKEWRSSQSRQMAVGAAWELLKNATVCESIEEALAGTHYAIAVTSATHRKRTNVQKYEHLLPRLSDSSHEGDVALVFGNEANGMSNEEIHACHEAGELMTNPNYSSLNLAQAVLLATAQVYAYRRENPPPERPYPTATHDQLEYFYEHLWRVLERTHFMPKQNPMALFEQIRAMYGRIPLEDREVNLLRGILSHFEWNLDNPGKAD; encoded by the coding sequence ATGGCAGATGAGAGCGACAACAAACTCCCCAGGGCGCGCGGCCTCAAACGCGAGGGCTTTGGCAAGTCCCGCATGAGCCAGGAACTGGGCCTGAAGAAAAAGCACCGCAAGGCCGTGGGCGGCGAGGATGCGCCCGAGGGCATCGTGCTGGGTCACGTGCGCGTGGTGCTGCTGAGTACCGCCGGCGCCGGGAACATCGGTCAGTGCTGCCGCGCCATGCTCAACATGGGGCTCACGCGTCTCTATCTGGTCAACCCGTGCAAGGAGTGGCGCTCTTCCCAGTCGCGGCAGATGGCCGTGGGCGCCGCGTGGGAACTACTCAAAAACGCAACCGTCTGTGAGAGCATCGAGGAAGCACTGGCGGGAACTCACTACGCCATCGCCGTGACCTCGGCTACGCACCGCAAGCGCACCAACGTGCAGAAGTACGAGCACCTGCTCCCGCGGCTGAGCGATTCATCCCACGAGGGTGACGTCGCCCTTGTCTTCGGCAACGAAGCCAACGGCATGAGCAATGAAGAGATCCACGCCTGTCACGAGGCCGGTGAGCTGATGACCAATCCAAACTACAGCTCGCTCAACCTGGCGCAGGCCGTTCTGCTCGCCACCGCGCAGGTCTACGCGTACCGCCGCGAGAACCCGCCGCCCGAGCGCCCGTACCCCACCGCCACCCATGATCAGCTCGAATATTTTTACGAGCACCTCTGGCGCGTTCTCGAACGCACCCATTTCATGCCCAAGCAGAATCCCATGGCGCTCTTCGAGCAGATCCGCGCCATGTACGGGCGCATTCCCCTCGAAGACCGCGAGGTCAACCTGCTGCGGGGAATTCTCAGTCACTTCGAATGGAATCTGGACAACCCGGGCAAGGCGGATTGA